The window CACCGAATTCGGATCGATACTCGGTGAGCTGCTCGCGCATCTCCTGAATTCGAGTAACGAGTTCATCAGTTGAGACGTGCTCGAGGATGTCGGCAGCCTGTTCGACGACAAGTGATTCAGGGGAGCGCCGATAGAGTGTTCCACCCTGTTCGCCAGGTGTCGTCTCGACAAACCCCTCGTCTGCGAGTGTGTTCAGGTGCTTCCGAGCGGTCTTTGGTGCCGTCCGTGCATCGTCAGCGACGGCAGCAGCTGAGACGGGGCTGTACGTATGCGCAACGACGTGTCGAATGCGCTCATAGGGGGTTGTGTCTGCTTCCCAGTCCTCACCAACCGCGTCGTTAACGTCTGTGAACTCATCTGGTGGGGCTCGGTCGCTCATGTATAGATGCACGTCTTAGAGGAATATAGTGCTTTGGTGAATTCATATGTTCCCCCAGTAGAGAGTACACCGGCTGGATTCCCCCAAGTGAATTCCGGAAATCGGGGGAGAAGTAGCGGAACACAGACAAACGGCCAGAAAGCGCCGATGGATAGGCTTCTGCCGATAGATTCGTTCGAGCCGCGGTGCGGTTATCCAACGCCGCAGGTACGCTGTCCGATACTCTACTGTACAGCGTCAATGACTGCTGCCACGTCCGACTCATCCTCAAGAGAGTCGTCACCAACGAGGTGCAGTCGTTGTCGTGGCCGTCCGACATCCTGTTTAATCTGTGTCGTGGCAATCGCGCCGGCATCCTCAAGCGTGGTCTTGGCGCGCGAGATCGTCGCTTTACTGGAGAGACCACAATCCTCCAGGAGCTTCGAAACCGCATACAGCGAGCAATCGTTGGCTGCCGCCGCCAGCACCGCTCGCTGTTGGTCTGGCGTCTCGCCGGGGGCTTGCAGCGCGGAAATAAAGTCAGTCTGCAGGTCTTCGTCGAACTCCTCGGCCACGCGCTCACGGAACGTCGACAGCGTCCCGCCGGGAAGCCCGTATGGCTCGCCGGCCTCGAATGCCTGTGCGGCGGCCTCGCGTGCTCGCTCGACCGTGGGTGTATCCTCGCTCGTCGTCGCGACGGTCGTCTCAGGCAGTGGCGTCGAGACCGCGACCGCGTCGTCCGTCACCGCGAAACT is drawn from Halosegnis longus and contains these coding sequences:
- a CDS encoding transcriptional regulator TbsP domain-containing protein, which encodes MSAPPAEHSAPTFAALTAPEYLVFTSAREAVGYASRLCGTPAPTDPPGEMPELGPERIVLSPTARTRLRGDYLGRLLFNELAATADVRVSETAAHESSFAVTDDAVAVSTPLPETTVATTSEDTPTVERAREAAAQAFEAGEPYGLPGGTLSTFRERVAEEFDEDLQTDFISALQAPGETPDQQRAVLAAAANDCSLYAVSKLLEDCGLSSKATISRAKTTLEDAGAIATTQIKQDVGRPRQRLHLVGDDSLEDESDVAAVIDAVQ
- a CDS encoding DUF7342 family protein; the protein is MSDRAPPDEFTDVNDAVGEDWEADTTPYERIRHVVAHTYSPVSAAAVADDARTAPKTARKHLNTLADEGFVETTPGEQGGTLYRRSPESLVVEQAADILEHVSTDELVTRIQEMREQLTEYRSEFGVDSPEELTVNQTNQALSETESPQEEIDPATIREWKTLRRNLAFANAALSIDNAEQFVDSDRRSTDDSVSA